Part of the Candidatus Methanogranum gryphiswaldense genome, ATATGCCTTTTACTGCGATCATGCTGTCCATAAGTACTCTGGCAATAGTCGGTATGCCTCCATTTGCAGTGTTCATAGGTGAATTCGCATTATTATTATCAATGATGGGTGCAGGCATGTGGTTCCTTGCAATTTTGATGGTCATACTTTTGATAATCATATTTGCTGGTTTTACACTACATATATACCCTATGCTGACCGGAGAAACGGATAAAAAAACACATGACCCCAAAGGTCTGATACGCGCTGCACCGTTTGTCATTCTCACAACAGCCATTGTAATCTTTGGACTCTTTGTTCCAGAAAGTGTAACAAGTGGATTCAACATGGTGGCAGAAAACATATTCGAAGGTGTGATCTGATGGAAGATGTGGACGTCCAAATAAACGATCTTAGCAATGAGATCTACAACATGATGCTGAACGGTTTTGGACTTGTCTGCATGTACGCCACAGAAAAAGAAAGTGAACAACGCTCGATACAGACCATTCTCAGAAAAGGAGGAAATGTTGTACATATGACGACAATCCTAAAATCTGATAGCTATTCTGCTTTATCTCTTGGTATCCCTCAGATCAGACCATATGAACGTGAGATGCAAGAGATGAGCGGACTCGACCCCATAGGCCTTAAAAACCATCACGGACCTCAGAGACTCCAATGGGGTTACGTGAATGCACATCCTCTCCAAAAAGAACCGCTTCCAAATGAAAGATGTGCCTGTCCGATACCTGGTAACAGAATGTCTGGGGACGGTGTGTTCGAAATACCCGTCGGACCGGTCCATGCGGGAATAATAGAACCTGGACACTTTAGATTCTCGGTCGCTGGAGAACCTATATTGAAAATGAGGACCCATCTAGGATACACATATCGCGGTATCGAAAAACTGATGGAATCCTCGGCATCAGTGGATCGCACCAGAATGGTAGAACGGGTTTCCGGAGACACCTGTGTCGCCAACGCTTTGGCATATGCACATGCCATGGAAGGCGATGCAGAGATCCCCTACCGCGCAAAACTTTTAAGGACCATATTCGCAGAACTTGAAAGGATATATTGTCATTTCGGAGATATCGGAGGAATGGCCTTGGATACTGGATTCTCGGTACCTGCTGCGTATGGTGCAGGACTGAAGGAAAAGGTCCTAAGACTTAACGAACACATCGGCGGTCATAGATTCCTAATGGGAACAATAGTGCCCGGAGGAGTTCGCAGGGACATAACGAACGAAAGTTTAGAAGCAATAGAAAACCGTATTCTCAAAATAAGTTTTGATATAGAGGATCTCATGGATATGCTCACAAACTCTTCTTTCTTCCTGGATCGCGCTGAAACCACAGGTATACTCACTCATGATGATGCTTTGAAATATCGTGCACTTGGACCATCTGCCAGAGCGAGTGGCGTCAAGACAGATGTAAGAAAAGAGGTACCGTATGATGCCTACAAGGACATAGGCATGAGGATAATCTCCCATGATTCCGGTGATGTTTATTCCAGGTTATTGGTAAAAGCAGGAGAGATCGTTGAATCGACCAGTATAATAAACCAATGTTTGGACAAAATGGAAGATGGCCCTCTCAGAACAAAAATAAGAATAAAAGATGGATTCGGCCTTGGTCTTGTGGAAGCTCCGAGAGGAGAGCTCGTTCATGCCGTGAATATCATCAACGGAAAGATCTGGAGATACAGGATCAGAGACCCCTCGTTCATAAACTGGCTTGCACTTGAGATCTCATTACCAGGAAACATAATTCCTGATTTCCCGCTTATAAATAAAAGCTTCAATCTTTCCTACAGCGGAAATGACCTATGAGGTTACCATGTACAGAAAAAGCATTGCTAACATGATATCGAATACAAAACCGTGCGAATCATATCAGATAATGGAAAGCAAGAGGTTAGATATGCCTATGCCTGATGATCTGTGCGATTTGTGCGGAAACTGTGCAAAAGCCTGTTCTGGACGCGCGATCAATGTATCTGACAGATGGTCTGTGGATCTTGGTAAATGCGTATTCTGTCGTGACTGTTATGACGTATGTGAACACATTGTTGCCAACCCCGCTCCCCATTATGCACTTAAAAGAGAGGACCTTATTTTCTTTGCGAAAGAAGAAAAGGATGTTGAAGGCCGTTTGAGCGCAGAAAAAACATGTGGCCTAAAGAATTCGGTCGCTATCAGAGAATTAGATACCGGTTCATGTAATGCATGTGAAAATGAAGCGAATGCCATGAGTAACAAATATTATGACATGGCACGTTTCGGTATTGAGATTAAACCCTCACCCAGGCATGCAGATGCCCTCCTTGTCACAGGACCGATGACGCGTAATATGTTGATAGCTGCAAAAAAAACATATGATGCTGTCCCTGAGAACAAACTTGTGATCGCTTGCGGAACGTGCGCTATATCAGGTGGTCTTTTTGTTGAGGGGGATGTTATTGGAAAAGGAATAAATGACACACTACCTGTAGACATCTATGTGGTCGGTTGTCCTCCAACGCCTAATGGCATCATCGTAACACTTATCAAAGCATTAGGGCTTCGTCATTGAACAACAATAACTGTGCATTTTGCGTTACGAACAACAGCGTCAGACACACTACCAAGAACCGCTCTATCGAAGAATGTTTTATCCGAACGTCCTACCACTATGGCATCACATTCAAACCTCTCCGCAGCCTCCAATATTCCTTTTGCCGGAAATCCAGACCCCATAACGACTTGAACATCTGCACCGCGGTCTCTCGCAACTTTCTCAGCATCACTGAGAAATTCTTCAACCTTTGCAACTTCATTGTCATGGTCTAACTTGTCTTTGGACGCTATATCGGAGAAAATGTAGAGCTTTGTCTTATAAACCATCGAATAACCGATGGCGTATTCCAAAGCCTTTTTCGTATGTTCCATTCCATCATATGCTACCAATACTGACATGCAAACAACTCCGGCCGGGACCGATACTCAGTCCATTATATCACAGTATTTACCAATTTCTAATAGCTAAAAAATTAATCTCACAAAAAAAGACCTATTTGATGATTAATATAATATTTTGTAACTCTGGTAGACAATATTGAATGAAGAATGTTTTAGAAAGAGAACAATTTATTTGGATCTCGTTTGCATTAAAACTGAAAAAACAACTTTCATTTTATCTCACATAAGACAACATCCGCTACAATCGCCCCTGTAGCATCAACAAGATCTTTCGAACCCAAGCATATGGTACATCCTATCCTTCCACCACTTACGTAAACCTTATCATGATTAAAAACAGAACAATCTATTACGATCTTACAAGCTTTTTTTATACCTAGCGGACTACACCCCCCACGAACATAGCCTGTAATCTTATTGATATCCTTTACGGGAATCAACTCGATGAATTTTTCATCCAATGCTTTCGCAACCTTTTTAAGATCCACTTCAGAATTTGCAGGCACTACGATTACACAGTATTTCTCACTCTTTCCTTGGCCCACCAATGTCTTATATGTAACTTCTGTAGGTATCCCCGAAATCTCAGAAGCATGTATTGCGTCGATGAATTCTCCGCATTCATATAGAATTACACTGTATTCGACATGTTGCTGATCCAGTATTCTCATTGCGTTGGTCTTTTGTTCACTCATTAAAAGTAAAATGTATCTCAAATATAAAATATTAAAATCGAAGATGAAACATATTCAATAATAAAAAATCTCAAAACTATATCAATAAATCTTGATCGCTATGTTCAAACAAATTATAAGAACATCTTCCTTGCAAGTTCCAGATCTTTCTGTGTGTTCACATTCACAGCGAATTCCTTACTATCTGTCTGATAAAAAGATTCCATGAGATAATCCCCATCAAGGGTCTTCTGCCTATCCATTATAGATATACCTGAAACCGCCCAATTTTCACCATACCTGCTCATTACGAACGAGGGTTTTATTCCTAAACTTTGAACAATTCTACAGCTCACCAATGCAATGAATGATTCCATCTTTACCGGATCAAATGATCCAATAAATGCGTCTAACATAGGCGTGGATATCAACGGTATGTCGGAAGGACATGTCAGAACGAAATCTCCTCCCATATGAGAGAACGATTGATGAAGATCGTCCATAAAACTCTCCCCTGATGTCCTAATTGTCTCTATTCCCAACGTTTTAAGAAACTTTTCTGTCTCAAGAGTGTTGTCGCTGACAGATACCAGAACCCGATCTATGTATCTTGAATTACAGAGGGCCTCTACGACCCTCTGTACTGATGGTTTGCCCCCTATGATCTGCATGGGTTTCTCTACACCGCATACACCCATGCGGGAACCTTTACCACCAGCATTAATCAAAGCTTGCATCAAAACATTCCAAGTCCAAATCCAGCTATCATCATGAAGAACAAGATGACTGCACGAGATATCTCATTGGTAGCTCCAAGAACATCCCCATTCACAAAACCGATCTTTCTATTTGCAATCTCCGCGATACCAATGCCGGCAAGAACGGAGAATACAAGACCAACCACCAACAATACAAGACACTTCCACATCATGTCTGCAGAATATATCTCAAACCCAGTGATCAGCTGACACGCCCCCCCTCCTATGAGCAGGGCCACAACCGCCAATGCAAATGCGAGAACGGATGATATGATGATGGAATTGAAATTCGTCTTGCTTACCTGCTTTGCGGCCATTCCGTTTCCGGGTTCTCCCCATGCCGCTGCCGCGACCATTGCATTCTTTATCAGCACTTCTGCAGGCCAGAACAACACCACAAGCAAAGTACCCATAGAGGTCAGCATGGATACTGTGATAAGTACCACGATCAAAGCTACACCAAATCCTCCAGCACCGATGGCTGTATCTTTGAGCGCCTTGACGCGTTTCTCTCTATCTCCGGTAGCAACCAACGCGTCACCGAAATCGACGAGACCATCGAAATGCAGGAATTTGCTTACAATATAGACTGTTGCCAGCATCATAACAGATACAACAAATGCGTTGAATCCTATGCCCCAAAGTATAAGGCCCACGATGGCGGCAAAAAGGCCCACAAAAAGTCCTGCGATAGGGGCCAACCAGAAATTATTATCCATCGAATCGACATCGTGTTCATTGACATCTACTCTGATGATCGTGAAAAATGATATCATTGCCTTTAAAGAGCCGAATATGGGTCCTATTGACTTCTTACTGCTGCTCTTCTTCTTTTCACTATCATTCGATTCAGATTTTTCCTCTTTATCATCACTAGTTGACGGTGGAACTGTTTTAACAGTATCCTCACTACTTTCTTTACTTTTACCACCGACAACTACTTTTGGTGTACCCAAGGGTAAGCTTCCTTTAGTATCAACAACATCTTCTGGTTGATTATCTTCAATCATAGTAAACACCGTGGAATCACATTTTTTGTATTATAATATTCTTAATTTTGGACAGAACACAATAAAGAACTCTTATCGAATAGATCTGTGTATATTGATGACATTATACCACCGATAAGACCGCATATCATATCGTCCATGAACGGTCCTAACTTTCCAATTATACCTGGTTTGTACCTATCGAAACGATGGAACTCGAATATCCCGCGAGTTCCAGCTATATATTGAGCTATCTGCATGCCGATTATCTCGTCTGCGATCAGATGGATCGGGTCCGTCTTGAACATTCCCCTGGGCATCGAACATATGCAATCCTTATTTCCAAGGTCTTCCAATTCTATGGCTGCAAGTATCAAAGATGACACATTTATGTCCTGACACAAGATATCGAGCTTCTCATCGAACAGACGGCGCAACATCCTATCATCCCATTCAGGATTTGGAACATATATCTCCATCGCGGCATCCCACATACTATCACGTGTTATCCCTGACTTTGCCAATTTATCCACAAAATTCCCGACAACTGGATAATCTCCGCGCTTTACAAGATTGGATATCACTCCAGCCTTCACCGATCTGGCCATTGATATGCCCAATGGGACCCCGGTGCCTGCGAAACTCTCCTTTGCGTCCCCAACCGGTGACACGATAGCTATTGAATCAGAGGTCGTCCCTGTTTCCTTATAACCTAGGGCGTTCAGTGCCGCGGTCTTTGCTTCGATCATGGGCATCATTATGTTTATCTTTCCCTCATCGGTGAGCGAAAGAGGAGATATACCTATGATATTGATGGTTCCTCCAAGCAGTGCTTTGTACCTTTCCATTGATATTTTGAAACGTTCTTCCCAATTCTCAAGGAGGTCGCCGGCTACCACCTGGTTGCTAAGTCCTGCCGTGATCGCGGCGAATGTGTTCACTCCGCCATAATCAGATTCCGTGGTTGTGAAAACATACTTCACCTCAGCGGCCGTCATCATCCCTACCGCATCCTCGGGGAGCCCCAGTTTATCCCTTTGCTGTCTTATCAAAGCCCACGGGTCATCACAATGGAAATGGTGGGGCACTTGCATTATGAAAAGTGTATCGGTGATCGTGTGCCCTCCATTCAGAACTGCGCTGCTGAGTACCTCCATCCTCTCTGTTAGATGAACGACGGCTGTGGCGAGTTCCCCCTCTTCTACGATTTCCGTACCCCTTACATACTTCATATTATCCCTCCAATAAGACCAGAAATGAAATTCTCAAACAATAACTGCACTTGTATGCCTATTACAGCGTACAAAGGCATCATCACTATAACGACAAATAGAATGGATGTCAATTCGACAAGATGATAACACCTAGTGATATCATCGATCGTCGGCATATTTCCCTCACCCATCACATATACTCCCCTTTTCTCCATCGATATCCCCAATGCCGCGGCACAGGCGGTCATCGGATATCCGCTATTGGGGCTGGGTGTCTTTGTATGCTCCTTCTTTGCAGCCTGAAGTATCGAAGGATGGTCCTTAAAACCCATTATCTTTGCAGCTAGAACAACGAAATATGGTGATATCCTAGCAGTTAAAAATCCGAGAACATCATCGAATTTAGCTGGGAAAAATCCAAGATTTCCATACTTTTCATTCAAATAACCCCACATTGCATCCATAAGATTGGCACATCTGAACATTATCGCACCTGGAAGTCCCAAAAGACCACCGAAGAACGTGGGTGACATTGCACTGTCCACTAAATTCTCGGTCACTGTTTCACAGCATGACGACGCTATGTGCTCGGCATCCATTCCTTTCGTATTACGACTGACGATCATCTGTACCTTTGCCGCAGCCTCTTCTACTCTGCCATTGCGAAGGTCCTCTTGAATGGGGATGCAGTGTTTTCTGAAAGAGAATATCGCGAAGGTTATCTTCAAAAATGCTCCGCATAAAACTATCCAAACTATCTCACTGAGCGTGAAGACTATTCCGTCTGTGATTATGAATGTTATATCGAACTTCTCAACTATGAGGCGAACTGCAGTAATGAATGTTATCGTTGAGAATAAGATGAGCAAAAACACAAACATGTAAGAAAAGAACCCCCATAACTTGGCTGTCTTGCCCCTGTTCTTTATGTGTGAATCTATCCATCCCAGTATATTCCCTAACCATCTCAAAGGATGTATCGAGTTCGGAAGTTCTCCTATGAAACGATCTATGAGGAGAGCGACCAATATTATCAATATCGCATCTACCCAGACCTGCATATTAAGACCTCAGCTCTTTCAATGATTTTTCAACCGCTTTCACAAATATCTCATTCCTTTCACGGTCTTTGACACTATATCTGACATACCATTCAAAATATGAACCAAATGAAGCACAATCTCTGACCATGACCTTGTTCTTGAGCATAATTTCCTTGAATTTTGAACATTTTACGCCAAGTGGTCTCAGGGAATTGAAATAAAAGAATGAATCAGAAACATTACCTGCGGGGAATCCGAGATCGTTGAGCTCCCTATTCATTATTTTGGATTCGACACCCATCATTAAAGCTGCTTTGTGAACATAATCCATTCTTTCTCCGATGAGGACATTTGCCACGGTTTGTTCCACTTGTCCAACATTCCACGTCATTCTGACCTTTTCCATCTCAGAAACGAGAGGCTCCGATGCGAACCCGAATCCGATCCTTATGCCTGGTATGGCAAAGGACTTCGTCAAAGAACCTGCAACAACAAGATTATCGTATTCTTTTACCAGTCTGGAACATGTAACATCCTTATAATTGGGAAGCAATTCCAGAAGTGTTTCATCCAAGAATACAAGGACATTATTATCAGAACACTCTTTTATTATGCTGACGATCTTGTCCTTGGATTCAACACGTCCAGTCGGATTATTTGGATTGCATATGTAAACGGCTTTGGCACCATCATTTATACCGTCTGTCAATTTTTGACGGTCCATATAGAAATCATCCTCTTCGCGAAGATCGTTCCACCATATCTTTGCACCGACTATCTTGCATTGCTGTGCATATTCTGCAAAAGATGGTCTGCCTAGTATGACGATATCGCCTGGAGTAAGAAAAGTGTTGGGGAAATTACGTATTATATCTGAAGATCCAGCACCGATCATGACATTATGGTCGCTGACACCGAAGGTGCGTGAAATCGTGGATTTTAACTCTGCACATGAATCATCGGGATAATGACCTATATCTTCCACAGCGGACATCATTATTTCGCCTATATCCTCAGGTGGACCGAAAGGATTTAGGTTATGACTGTAGTCCTCTATATCATTGAGTTTCCAGGCCTGTCCTCCATGAACGGTCTTTGGCAATTGCGCCAACGTCCCCCTTGCCCTTATTGCCCCGTTTCTCATGTTATCCCCTTAACGCTGAAAGTTACCGAGATATACCCTATTGAATATACAAACATTTAGTAAAATAAAATCAGCCTAAATGCATATGTTTGTATTGCTGGCTATTGTTGGATGTAACTGGTGGTTATATCATCCAATATTTGATAGATAACGATAAAAGTATATTATCAACAATTATCATTCCTAAAACATGGCAATATTATCGGACAAAGACATATTGAAAGGAATGGAATCCGGATATCTCGGAATAAGCAACTACCATGAAAGAGGACTTACACCTAACGGATACGATCTAAGGATCGCAGAGATATCGATAAGAGGGGACCTTTCAATAAAAAAAGAAGGTACTGTGAAAATACCTCCCAGAACAATGTTCTATGTTTCA contains:
- a CDS encoding hydrogenase large subunit; translation: MEDVDVQINDLSNEIYNMMLNGFGLVCMYATEKESEQRSIQTILRKGGNVVHMTTILKSDSYSALSLGIPQIRPYEREMQEMSGLDPIGLKNHHGPQRLQWGYVNAHPLQKEPLPNERCACPIPGNRMSGDGVFEIPVGPVHAGIIEPGHFRFSVAGEPILKMRTHLGYTYRGIEKLMESSASVDRTRMVERVSGDTCVANALAYAHAMEGDAEIPYRAKLLRTIFAELERIYCHFGDIGGMALDTGFSVPAAYGAGLKEKVLRLNEHIGGHRFLMGTIVPGGVRRDITNESLEAIENRILKISFDIEDLMDMLTNSSFFLDRAETTGILTHDDALKYRALGPSARASGVKTDVRKEVPYDAYKDIGMRIISHDSGDVYSRLLVKAGEIVESTSIINQCLDKMEDGPLRTKIRIKDGFGLGLVEAPRGELVHAVNIINGKIWRYRIRDPSFINWLALEISLPGNIIPDFPLINKSFNLSYSGNDL
- a CDS encoding universal stress protein, coding for MSVLVAYDGMEHTKKALEYAIGYSMVYKTKLYIFSDIASKDKLDHDNEVAKVEEFLSDAEKVARDRGADVQVVMGSGFPAKGILEAAERFECDAIVVGRSDKTFFDRAVLGSVSDAVVRNAKCTVIVVQ
- the ybaK gene encoding Cys-tRNA(Pro) deacylase, producing the protein MSEQKTNAMRILDQQHVEYSVILYECGEFIDAIHASEISGIPTEVTYKTLVGQGKSEKYCVIVVPANSEVDLKKVAKALDEKFIELIPVKDINKITGYVRGGCSPLGIKKACKIVIDCSVFNHDKVYVSGGRIGCTICLGSKDLVDATGAIVADVVLCEIK
- a CDS encoding NTP transferase domain-containing protein, with the translated sequence MQALINAGGKGSRMGVCGVEKPMQIIGGKPSVQRVVEALCNSRYIDRVLVSVSDNTLETEKFLKTLGIETIRTSGESFMDDLHQSFSHMGGDFVLTCPSDIPLISTPMLDAFIGSFDPVKMESFIALVSCRIVQSLGIKPSFVMSRYGENWAVSGISIMDRQKTLDGDYLMESFYQTDSKEFAVNVNTQKDLELARKMFL
- the cobS gene encoding adenosylcobinamide-GDP ribazoletransferase, encoding MIEDNQPEDVVDTKGSLPLGTPKVVVGGKSKESSEDTVKTVPPSTSDDKEEKSESNDSEKKKSSSKKSIGPIFGSLKAMISFFTIIRVDVNEHDVDSMDNNFWLAPIAGLFVGLFAAIVGLILWGIGFNAFVVSVMMLATVYIVSKFLHFDGLVDFGDALVATGDREKRVKALKDTAIGAGGFGVALIVVLITVSMLTSMGTLLVVLFWPAEVLIKNAMVAAAAWGEPGNGMAAKQVSKTNFNSIIISSVLAFALAVVALLIGGGACQLITGFEIYSADMMWKCLVLLVVGLVFSVLAGIGIAEIANRKIGFVNGDVLGATNEISRAVILFFMMIAGFGLGMF
- the cbiS gene encoding bifunctional adenosylcobinamide hydrolase/alpha-ribazole phosphatase CbiS yields the protein MKYVRGTEIVEEGELATAVVHLTERMEVLSSAVLNGGHTITDTLFIMQVPHHFHCDDPWALIRQQRDKLGLPEDAVGMMTAAEVKYVFTTTESDYGGVNTFAAITAGLSNQVVAGDLLENWEERFKISMERYKALLGGTINIIGISPLSLTDEGKINIMMPMIEAKTAALNALGYKETGTTSDSIAIVSPVGDAKESFAGTGVPLGISMARSVKAGVISNLVKRGDYPVVGNFVDKLAKSGITRDSMWDAAMEIYVPNPEWDDRMLRRLFDEKLDILCQDINVSSLILAAIELEDLGNKDCICSMPRGMFKTDPIHLIADEIIGMQIAQYIAGTRGIFEFHRFDRYKPGIIGKLGPFMDDMICGLIGGIMSSIYTDLFDKSSLLCSVQN
- the cbiB gene encoding adenosylcobinamide-phosphate synthase CbiB, producing MQVWVDAILIILVALLIDRFIGELPNSIHPLRWLGNILGWIDSHIKNRGKTAKLWGFFSYMFVFLLILFSTITFITAVRLIVEKFDITFIITDGIVFTLSEIVWIVLCGAFLKITFAIFSFRKHCIPIQEDLRNGRVEEAAAKVQMIVSRNTKGMDAEHIASSCCETVTENLVDSAMSPTFFGGLLGLPGAIMFRCANLMDAMWGYLNEKYGNLGFFPAKFDDVLGFLTARISPYFVVLAAKIMGFKDHPSILQAAKKEHTKTPSPNSGYPMTACAAALGISMEKRGVYVMGEGNMPTIDDITRCYHLVELTSILFVVIVMMPLYAVIGIQVQLLFENFISGLIGGII
- a CDS encoding histidinol-phosphate aminotransferase family protein; this translates as MRNGAIRARGTLAQLPKTVHGGQAWKLNDIEDYSHNLNPFGPPEDIGEIMMSAVEDIGHYPDDSCAELKSTISRTFGVSDHNVMIGAGSSDIIRNFPNTFLTPGDIVILGRPSFAEYAQQCKIVGAKIWWNDLREEDDFYMDRQKLTDGINDGAKAVYICNPNNPTGRVESKDKIVSIIKECSDNNVLVFLDETLLELLPNYKDVTCSRLVKEYDNLVVAGSLTKSFAIPGIRIGFGFASEPLVSEMEKVRMTWNVGQVEQTVANVLIGERMDYVHKAALMMGVESKIMNRELNDLGFPAGNVSDSFFYFNSLRPLGVKCSKFKEIMLKNKVMVRDCASFGSYFEWYVRYSVKDRERNEIFVKAVEKSLKELRS